The following are encoded in a window of Candidatus Eremiobacterota bacterium genomic DNA:
- a CDS encoding MFS transporter: protein MASDDQNMHRRALIASLIGSSIEWYDFFLYGTVTALVFAKRFFPGGDPNVALLQAYATFAIPFFIRPLGGIVFSHLGDKVGRKVSLVLTLALMGSATVLIGCVPDYQAIGGWAPTLLIVLRFVQGLGLGGEWGGALLLAIEHARPGQRGFYGSIPQMGVTVGLLLGTLAVTLVSLLPEESFLSWGWRLPFLASVVLVFVGLWIRKGIEETPAFREARHSGTIARFPIAHTFRYHWREVLLAVGLKVVETGPFYIFSTFIISYAVNQCGFSKMQALNAVTIGTIVSTALIPIGGVLADRLGRKPLYIAGSVGILAFAFPYFAMVNAGSVPLLVGATVIALGILWSPVTAVLGTLYSELFATNVRYTGVTIGYQLGAALAGGTAPFVATWMLGAYHNSSMPISLYLVACCAISLACIATLRETKGSELNAGTAASGRA from the coding sequence ATGGCCTCTGATGACCAGAACATGCATCGCCGTGCGCTCATCGCCAGCCTTATAGGGTCGTCTATCGAGTGGTACGACTTCTTCCTTTACGGAACCGTCACGGCGCTCGTCTTCGCGAAAAGGTTCTTCCCGGGTGGGGATCCCAACGTGGCGCTGCTCCAGGCCTACGCCACCTTCGCCATCCCGTTTTTCATCCGGCCCCTCGGCGGCATAGTCTTCTCGCACCTTGGTGACAAGGTCGGGCGGAAGGTGAGCCTGGTGCTGACGCTTGCCCTGATGGGATCGGCCACGGTGCTGATCGGGTGCGTGCCCGACTACCAGGCTATAGGTGGTTGGGCCCCGACACTGCTCATCGTGCTGAGGTTCGTGCAGGGGCTTGGACTCGGAGGCGAGTGGGGCGGGGCGCTGCTGCTGGCCATCGAGCACGCCAGGCCGGGGCAGCGAGGTTTCTACGGATCGATCCCGCAGATGGGCGTCACGGTCGGCCTGCTCCTCGGCACCCTCGCGGTGACGCTCGTCAGCCTTCTGCCCGAGGAGAGCTTCCTGTCCTGGGGCTGGCGGCTGCCGTTCCTGGCATCGGTCGTGCTCGTCTTCGTCGGACTGTGGATCCGCAAGGGCATCGAGGAGACGCCCGCATTCCGGGAAGCGCGCCACAGCGGCACGATCGCGCGCTTTCCCATTGCGCACACCTTTCGCTATCACTGGCGCGAGGTGCTGCTGGCCGTCGGTCTGAAGGTGGTGGAAACGGGACCCTTCTATATCTTTTCCACCTTCATCATCTCGTACGCAGTTAACCAGTGCGGATTCTCGAAAATGCAGGCGCTGAACGCCGTCACGATAGGCACCATCGTCAGCACGGCGCTCATCCCCATCGGCGGGGTTCTCGCCGACCGCCTGGGGAGGAAGCCTCTCTACATCGCAGGGAGCGTGGGCATCCTCGCGTTCGCATTCCCCTACTTCGCAATGGTGAACGCCGGCTCGGTGCCGCTGCTCGTCGGCGCCACAGTGATCGCTCTCGGCATTCTGTGGTCGCCCGTGACGGCCGTCCTCGGCACCCTCTACTCGGAGCTGTTCGCTACCAACGTCCGTTACACCGGCGTCACGATTGGTTACCAATTGGGGGCGGCGCTTGCCGGAGGCACCGCGCCGTTCGTGGCCACCTGGATGCTCGGGGCTTACCATAACTCCTCCATGCCGATCTCCCTCTACCTGGTGGCGTGCTGCGCAATTTCGCTCGCCTGCATTGCCACCCTGCGCGAGACGAAGGGATCCGAGCTCAACGCCGGAACGGCCGCGAGCGGGCGCGCGTGA
- a CDS encoding DUF433 domain-containing protein — MKEQDLMARIVINPKVMTGKPVVKGTRLTVNFILGLLAHGATIDEILEEYDGLSREDISACLLFASETLDNTTFGPLIAEAL; from the coding sequence ATGAAAGAACAGGATCTCATGGCGAGGATTGTGATCAATCCGAAAGTAATGACAGGAAAGCCGGTAGTAAAAGGGACGAGGCTCACTGTCAATTTCATCCTGGGGCTGCTTGCCCATGGGGCGACAATAGATGAGATTCTTGAGGAGTACGACGGCCTTTCCAGAGAAGATATCTCAGCCTGCCTTCTCTTCGCATCTGAGACTCTTGATAACACGACATTTGGGCCGCTCATCGCCGAGGCCTTGTAG
- a CDS encoding DUF5615 family PIN-like protein, which translates to MRFIIDENTGPGVARWLLQKGHTAFSVYKEARGIDDEEVLKRACEDNYIIITCDKDFGSLIYRERREHRGVILLRLKDDRTQCKIDVLEKLLLHYGCQLDKNFVVATEKLVRIVNA; encoded by the coding sequence ATGAGATTCATCATTGATGAAAACACTGGCCCGGGGGTAGCACGATGGCTCTTGCAGAAGGGACATACTGCTTTTTCTGTCTACAAGGAAGCCCGTGGGATAGACGATGAGGAAGTACTCAAAAGAGCATGCGAGGATAATTATATCATAATCACCTGTGATAAAGACTTCGGTTCATTGATTTATCGGGAACGCAGAGAGCACAGGGGAGTCATTCTCCTCAGACTGAAGGATGATCGTACACAATGCAAGATTGATGTTCTCGAAAAGCTTCTGCTTCATTATGGTTGCCAGTTGGATAAGAACTTCGTCGTCGCGACAGAAAAGCTCGTGCGTATTGTGAATGCTTGA
- a CDS encoding AAA family ATPase — translation MKRFVTDRLIEWKKSARRKPLIIRGARQVGKSWAVMDFGQSYFPGRLHVIDLEKRPDWHEVFQGNLVASRVLSELEILLNAEIEAGKDLLFFDEIQSCPRALTMLRYFHEEIPELHVIAAGSLLEFALKDSSFPVGRVQFIDMYPLSFPEYLMATGNDKAAEVIRSEPEPLPESIHALLLNEMRNYLFIGGMPECVLSYAETRRLRNSFQIQADLISTYRQDFSKYAPHADKHCLDAVLFSIAKNVGRQIKYARLTDSYSIPTIKKAFSLLSLARVITKVPSALPSGLPLGASASEKRFKALMVDLGLMQHLCGLPIETEIRQADILDIYRGALAEQFVGQEFLAGGQESLHYWSREKSGSTAEVDYLIVRNGRIYPVEVKSGAPGKQRSLRLLLDTYPGCPSGLVLSSAAFQEKPSQKMNYLPLYYAYYLAKTNGTAGLGAP, via the coding sequence ATGAAGAGGTTTGTAACCGACAGGCTCATCGAATGGAAGAAAAGCGCTCGCCGAAAGCCCTTGATAATTCGCGGAGCCCGTCAGGTAGGGAAATCATGGGCTGTAATGGATTTCGGGCAGAGCTATTTCCCCGGCAGGCTCCATGTGATAGATCTGGAAAAACGTCCTGACTGGCATGAGGTGTTTCAGGGGAACCTTGTTGCATCCCGCGTCCTGTCGGAACTGGAGATACTTCTCAATGCTGAAATAGAAGCAGGAAAAGATCTACTGTTTTTTGACGAGATTCAAAGCTGCCCTCGCGCTCTCACAATGCTTCGTTATTTCCATGAGGAGATCCCCGAGTTGCATGTAATTGCAGCGGGATCACTGCTGGAGTTTGCCCTGAAAGACAGTTCCTTCCCGGTCGGCAGGGTGCAGTTCATTGACATGTATCCCCTGTCCTTCCCTGAATACCTTATGGCAACAGGCAATGATAAGGCTGCCGAAGTGATACGGTCAGAGCCTGAACCGCTTCCCGAGAGCATCCATGCTCTTCTTCTCAACGAGATGAGGAATTATCTCTTCATCGGAGGAATGCCGGAGTGTGTTCTCTCTTACGCAGAAACCCGGAGGCTCCGCAATTCCTTTCAGATCCAGGCTGACCTGATAAGCACCTATCGGCAGGACTTCTCAAAATATGCACCCCATGCTGATAAACATTGCCTTGACGCAGTGTTGTTTTCTATTGCGAAAAATGTGGGCCGGCAGATAAAATATGCCAGGTTGACTGACAGTTATTCAATCCCCACTATTAAAAAAGCTTTTTCGCTTCTCAGTCTGGCGCGTGTTATCACGAAAGTGCCGTCAGCATTGCCATCAGGTCTTCCACTAGGCGCTTCAGCTTCAGAGAAGCGTTTCAAGGCTCTGATGGTCGATCTGGGGTTAATGCAGCATCTCTGTGGACTTCCGATAGAGACTGAAATCAGGCAGGCTGACATTCTGGACATTTACCGGGGAGCTCTTGCAGAGCAGTTCGTAGGCCAGGAATTTCTTGCAGGAGGCCAGGAGTCCCTTCATTACTGGAGCCGGGAAAAAAGTGGCAGTACCGCTGAGGTTGACTACCTGATCGTGAGAAACGGCCGCATCTACCCGGTAGAAGTAAAGAGCGGGGCTCCAGGAAAGCAAAGAAGCCTCAGGCTCCTTCTGGACACATACCCTGGGTGCCCTTCAGGCCTGGTTCTGTCAAGTGCTGCCTTTCAGGAAAAGCCGTCACAGAAGATGAATTATCTGCCGCTTTATTATGCGTACTATCTGGCAAAGACGAATGGCACAGCAGGCTTGGGTGCGCCTTGA
- a CDS encoding PQQ-binding-like beta-propeller repeat protein codes for MVCAQKEGGSPWSTFRHDNQGTARSSASGPESGDILWSASLSEGRTSNCAPVAGMDGTIYVGTWGAQRGVLADHGRGRLFAVSPQGKEKWRLETGGAIWSACAIGRDGAVYYGDRAGTVGAVRDEGQDGKILWRFSKTGHWFDHLSLADDGTLYAAGAFIEGFKKQRASLVALRNGKEKWVMHAGPAGTLEHWVSCMGLAGDGTIYMGTQSIQVEAAKYPDFGKLYALADRGDRVEVKWTLNAGSGISGIAIDRNGVIYYSVRGDRSKGVPGTIHAVGPDGKSRWKHPAAVEGELWWGGNPALVEGRLYVSTAASADISNLFPSKLVPRLYAIGRHP; via the coding sequence ATGGTCTGCGCACAAAAAGAAGGCGGCTCTCCCTGGTCCACCTTCCGGCACGATAACCAGGGCACAGCCCGCAGCAGCGCTTCTGGCCCCGAAAGTGGCGATATTCTCTGGTCAGCGAGCCTTTCTGAAGGAAGGACATCCAACTGTGCGCCTGTGGCAGGTATGGATGGCACAATCTATGTCGGCACCTGGGGAGCGCAGAGAGGAGTATTGGCAGATCATGGCCGCGGCAGGCTTTTCGCGGTGAGCCCCCAGGGGAAGGAGAAATGGAGGCTTGAAACCGGGGGAGCCATCTGGTCGGCCTGTGCCATAGGCAGAGACGGCGCAGTTTACTATGGTGACCGTGCCGGCACCGTGGGTGCCGTCCGTGACGAGGGACAGGACGGGAAGATTCTGTGGAGATTCAGCAAGACGGGACACTGGTTTGATCATCTCTCTCTTGCAGATGACGGCACCCTGTACGCCGCCGGTGCATTCATTGAGGGCTTCAAGAAGCAGCGCGCCTCCCTGGTGGCCCTCAGGAATGGAAAGGAGAAGTGGGTGATGCATGCCGGGCCCGCGGGCACCCTGGAGCACTGGGTATCCTGCATGGGACTTGCCGGGGACGGCACCATTTATATGGGAACACAAAGCATACAGGTTGAGGCGGCGAAATACCCCGACTTCGGGAAACTCTATGCCCTGGCTGACAGGGGAGACCGAGTCGAGGTGAAATGGACCTTGAACGCAGGCTCAGGTATCTCCGGGATAGCCATTGACAGGAATGGGGTGATTTATTATTCCGTGCGGGGCGACAGGTCAAAAGGCGTGCCGGGGACCATCCATGCCGTGGGACCTGATGGAAAATCCCGCTGGAAACACCCTGCAGCCGTGGAAGGGGAGCTGTGGTGGGGAGGCAACCCCGCCCTTGTGGAGGGAAGGCTGTACGTGAGCACCGCGGCGAGCGCCGATATCTCCAACCTGTTCCCTTCAAAGCTGGTTCCCCGCCTCTATGCAATCGGCAGGCATCCTTGA
- a CDS encoding PQQ-binding-like beta-propeller repeat protein encodes MKADHISPSTARFHFEKSAARAGNENAAQPQDCFTPSGKEEAPAVDARLAAQLLMQKTRPQPDHMVWEAPLEGGMKYPPALGPDGTLYTAGGNNRLCAIDSATGKEKWHFDTGEAFESSPLPGSDGSVIFASKDGHITALDGKDGARKWEFRTGSIYESTPVLSADGTLYVKGQNNLFALDSTTGEKKWEFRKDDVQQLTEPAVGADGKVYVACERGRVFSLNAASGKKLKTFRKGAENRLFPPVTSPGGSLYIGGPGTLYSLDRETGKIFWKYTSYSNNPLHPLVGPDGRVIIESLNRIMGIERYTGRAEAGPKWSFEVGDHNYFSSSFGPGGDIYTACGNGNIYVLDYETGRQKHVLKTGDDNFLTIRPLVAKDGTIFIGTQDKLYALNPEKKTSAKEKLEKKVQEQQNAAGQEEATRIVVDEQKVSIGGISLNIRKEVP; translated from the coding sequence ATGAAAGCCGATCACATATCTCCCTCAACAGCTCGCTTCCACTTTGAAAAGAGTGCTGCCCGGGCCGGAAATGAGAATGCCGCGCAGCCGCAGGACTGCTTCACCCCATCAGGGAAGGAAGAGGCGCCCGCCGTGGACGCGAGGCTCGCCGCGCAGCTCCTGATGCAGAAGACGCGCCCGCAGCCGGACCACATGGTGTGGGAAGCGCCACTTGAGGGCGGGATGAAATACCCGCCTGCCCTGGGACCTGATGGCACGCTCTACACGGCGGGCGGCAACAACCGCCTCTGCGCCATCGACAGCGCCACGGGAAAGGAGAAATGGCATTTTGACACAGGCGAGGCTTTTGAATCGTCGCCTCTCCCCGGCAGTGACGGCTCCGTGATTTTTGCCTCGAAAGACGGGCACATCACGGCCCTTGACGGGAAAGACGGGGCAAGGAAATGGGAGTTCCGCACGGGCTCAATCTACGAGAGCACCCCCGTGCTCTCGGCAGACGGCACCCTTTACGTGAAGGGGCAGAATAATCTCTTCGCCCTCGACAGCACCACGGGAGAAAAAAAATGGGAGTTCAGGAAGGATGACGTGCAGCAGCTCACCGAGCCTGCCGTCGGGGCGGACGGGAAAGTCTATGTCGCCTGCGAGAGGGGAAGAGTCTTCTCCCTCAACGCAGCCAGCGGCAAGAAGCTGAAGACCTTCAGGAAGGGCGCTGAGAACCGCCTCTTCCCGCCGGTGACCTCGCCGGGAGGCTCGCTCTACATTGGTGGTCCCGGCACCCTGTACTCCCTTGACAGGGAAACAGGAAAGATCTTCTGGAAATACACCTCTTATTCCAACAACCCCCTCCATCCCCTCGTGGGCCCTGACGGCAGGGTCATCATCGAATCGCTGAACAGGATCATGGGCATCGAGCGTTACACGGGCCGCGCCGAGGCGGGCCCTAAATGGTCCTTCGAGGTGGGAGACCACAACTACTTTTCGTCATCCTTCGGCCCCGGCGGAGACATTTACACCGCCTGCGGCAACGGGAACATATACGTGCTCGACTACGAGACGGGGAGGCAGAAGCACGTCCTGAAGACCGGCGACGACAATTTTCTTACGATCCGCCCCCTGGTGGCGAAGGACGGCACCATATTCATAGGAACCCAGGATAAGCTCTACGCCCTTAATCCTGAAAAGAAGACCTCCGCGAAAGAGAAGCTCGAGAAAAAGGTCCAGGAGCAGCAGAACGCCGCCGGGCAGGAAGAGGCCACCAGGATAGTCGTCGATGAGCAGAAGGTCAGCATCGGCGGCATCTCCCTGAACATCAGGAAAGAGGTGCCGTAG
- a CDS encoding radical SAM protein encodes MKILLIYPRLNYPAKAVVTPPLGILYIASVLKNEGFDVDFLDLTNYSEMPDIEPFLKDVRIVGMSVPSALAQKAFEIAEKVKRHGIFLVAGGPHATALPEQTLKSGFDAVVIGEGEKTIVELVRAFEKGQDLINIKGIAFIKDGKFVVTESRPYIENLDELPEPARELVDWPLYYSRSVYYDSIIASRGCPYRCFFCKPMQDKLFGKKIRYRSQKSVFKEISSYKKIWERYSPLAKVPGMKFLFGFSDDMFLSKHSWVDNFCNEILIQGVDFWWGCNARIDAIREEQLRRMIDAGCKMICLGVESGSQKTLDFLRKDLSVSDICKALQICNKLGIITNTNIIIGSPEETREDLEATYHLLKENRPTTCLVSRATALPGAYLYEYAKEKGLLQNEVFDERFDYFYTRRPLKLKYLTEDDLDEYEHKISSLFSNNVNMHF; translated from the coding sequence ATGAAAATTCTTTTGATTTATCCTCGCCTGAACTATCCGGCAAAAGCAGTGGTAACGCCGCCGCTTGGCATTCTTTATATTGCCTCTGTTTTAAAAAATGAAGGATTTGATGTAGACTTTCTGGATCTCACAAACTACAGTGAAATGCCTGATATTGAGCCATTTCTTAAAGATGTGAGAATCGTGGGGATGTCAGTGCCTTCTGCATTGGCACAGAAAGCTTTTGAGATTGCAGAAAAAGTAAAAAGGCATGGGATTTTCCTTGTGGCAGGAGGACCTCATGCCACTGCGCTCCCGGAACAAACACTGAAATCAGGTTTTGACGCTGTGGTTATTGGTGAAGGTGAGAAAACCATAGTTGAACTTGTAAGAGCCTTTGAAAAAGGACAGGATCTTATAAACATAAAAGGGATAGCCTTTATAAAAGACGGAAAATTCGTAGTGACAGAATCAAGACCATATATTGAAAATCTTGATGAATTGCCTGAACCGGCGCGGGAGCTTGTTGACTGGCCGCTTTATTACAGCCGATCTGTGTACTATGACTCTATTATTGCAAGCAGAGGCTGTCCTTACCGATGCTTTTTCTGCAAACCAATGCAGGATAAGCTTTTTGGCAAAAAAATACGGTATCGCTCACAAAAATCTGTTTTCAAGGAGATAAGCTCTTATAAAAAGATATGGGAGCGTTACAGTCCGCTTGCAAAAGTACCCGGAATGAAATTTCTTTTTGGGTTTTCGGATGATATGTTTCTTTCAAAGCATTCCTGGGTGGATAACTTCTGTAATGAGATATTGATTCAGGGAGTTGATTTCTGGTGGGGATGCAACGCTCGTATTGATGCTATCAGGGAGGAGCAGTTAAGGCGCATGATTGATGCGGGATGCAAAATGATTTGCTTAGGCGTTGAGAGCGGATCGCAGAAAACGCTTGACTTTCTCAGAAAGGATCTGTCAGTTTCAGACATATGTAAAGCCTTGCAGATCTGCAATAAGCTGGGTATAATCACGAATACGAATATTATTATAGGTTCGCCTGAAGAAACGAGAGAGGATCTTGAAGCCACCTACCACCTGCTGAAAGAGAACCGCCCCACTACGTGCCTTGTGTCAAGAGCCACGGCGCTTCCGGGTGCATATCTTTATGAATATGCAAAGGAAAAAGGATTGTTACAGAACGAGGTTTTTGATGAGAGATTTGATTATTTTTATACCAGGAGACCTCTTAAGCTTAAGTATCTCACTGAAGATGACCTTGATGAATATGAGCATAAAATAAGCAGTCTGTTCTCCAACAACGTAAACATGCATTTTTAA
- a CDS encoding ankyrin repeat domain-containing protein: MKSFIIPIAFILLLGILAGSVLAQNLDYDKWMWQRWEKNQTGGGNNAAQGKTTSAKSTYVEPPFVTALKQANLEEVRKLLNQNPAYINFKDDLSRTPLHYAAMKGNASLIEFLLVRGAHNGEKDSYGLTPLNIAKQYNNKEAEKALSGASQKAAYQRSEGDELCLAASRGEADKVKAFLEKNKGLASFKEQYSGWTPLHWALTKPQDSIEIVEFLVSSGADINAKDNNNITPFSLAVAHSKKKCADYLLSKGADINSADKFGTTALHGALILGNDAMESYLLEHNARVNVKGEKGNTPLHLAAWNGKIRLMKPLVEKGADITARDDSGYTALMISAQEGFLELVKYLVSRGGAVNDRKNDGATALMVASAKDRDDVVLFLIEKGAAINAQADDGWTPLRSAVEYAQARIVKLLISRGADVNLPDKEGITPLKRAMKKNAASIADILKSSGAHE, encoded by the coding sequence ATGAAGTCATTCATCATCCCGATTGCTTTTATCCTTCTTCTCGGCATCCTCGCGGGAAGCGTCCTGGCGCAGAATCTTGATTACGACAAGTGGATGTGGCAGAGATGGGAGAAAAACCAGACCGGGGGAGGGAATAATGCCGCTCAGGGCAAGACCACCTCCGCCAAAAGCACCTACGTGGAGCCTCCCTTCGTCACCGCCCTGAAGCAGGCTAATCTCGAAGAGGTGAGGAAGCTGCTCAATCAAAACCCCGCCTATATCAATTTCAAGGACGACCTCTCAAGGACGCCCCTGCACTATGCCGCAATGAAGGGAAACGCCTCCCTGATAGAGTTCCTTCTCGTGCGAGGCGCTCATAATGGAGAGAAGGACAGTTACGGGCTGACTCCCCTGAACATTGCGAAGCAATATAACAACAAGGAAGCGGAGAAAGCGCTCTCGGGCGCCTCGCAGAAGGCGGCTTATCAGCGCTCCGAAGGTGACGAGCTGTGCCTCGCGGCATCAAGGGGCGAAGCGGATAAGGTGAAGGCGTTTCTGGAGAAAAACAAGGGGCTCGCAAGCTTCAAAGAACAGTACAGCGGGTGGACGCCGCTCCACTGGGCTCTTACCAAGCCCCAGGACTCCATTGAAATCGTTGAGTTCCTGGTGTCCAGCGGGGCTGACATAAATGCAAAGGACAATAACAATATTACCCCCTTTTCACTGGCAGTCGCGCATTCCAAAAAGAAATGCGCGGATTATCTTCTCTCGAAAGGGGCAGATATTAACAGCGCTGATAAATTCGGGACCACTGCTCTTCACGGAGCACTGATCCTGGGAAACGATGCAATGGAGAGCTATCTTCTCGAGCACAATGCCAGGGTGAATGTGAAGGGGGAAAAAGGAAATACCCCTCTCCATCTTGCGGCGTGGAATGGCAAGATCCGCCTGATGAAGCCTCTCGTGGAGAAAGGCGCCGACATCACTGCTAGAGATGACTCAGGATATACTGCGCTTATGATTTCTGCCCAGGAGGGCTTTCTTGAGCTGGTGAAATATCTTGTATCCAGAGGCGGCGCCGTCAATGACAGGAAAAATGACGGCGCGACAGCCCTGATGGTGGCTTCTGCAAAAGACAGGGATGACGTGGTGCTCTTTTTGATTGAAAAGGGCGCGGCGATAAATGCCCAGGCCGATGACGGCTGGACCCCCTTAAGAAGCGCCGTCGAGTATGCTCAGGCAAGAATTGTCAAGCTTCTCATCTCCAGGGGGGCAGATGTCAACCTGCCCGACAAGGAGGGAATCACGCCTCTCAAGAGGGCCATGAAGAAGAATGCCGCTTCGATTGCAGATATCCTTAAATCAAGCGGAGCTCATGAATAA
- a CDS encoding HNH endonuclease: protein MNTLAGAHLGEVPHREAAQATLAGKASPSVIREYPGYEAVMKGGQVFQASPGLPLVTYGADEVLSRSNCRHIFRDLTGEVLDWNLWCLSQAANKLDLLIGEALLSLNGKLEKLGYVRVSDFVREELGISSRSGYELMRNARDIERFPLIREALESGKLRKSALRHMLQVVMPETEAEWLAKAMSLTVRELEEEVKKFKSGAGDPCSSGINAFVAGDDDEDSEGSLAVSARVPFSVAAKWDRALEVFRRMEEAELPSDVFVEALLGEFIASAPLEGIGSLSMDAQGPEAQEANGASLCRLQGNGSQGRYSSQYARTTRGDGAPCSTGPDASGTGARGADPAIEKKALLLGAMAGAIASLDDEASFGEKEKELARQVHKDLEEVSHLWEFLPWKPVMVELPREFQAPASHRPDADTAVTPDGILVRPQVDPFETVARLRKMATLRHSLSFYQGRLLRTLNNFGLYRDMLFLSLGHYTRERLGMSRSTAYSLIKQERSYLEYPEMLDLVLEGKLTPEQARLLSKVFIEGTRVQGAWLSYAQEVPVATLMASVEGFLRFAKRSVHKKWDIEPEAFEMAVTGRSVKRAAVAGSECSESNADKASVAAVQLCAHEKTMEGDAGFRQGENPAVIWEVTAGGEHPELPDILSILSGEIPKEGTFGSNPPDRGTLIRFFLKKDLVPLWNHAVRLWKAGRPGEAAEGVEVLPLFIEVLLDTFLAAWDKPEKRDLHSRILARDGYQCQAPGCRCRRNLHGHHIRYRSQGGPDTEGNLTTLCMAHHLRCLHEGHLVIRGTAPHNLTFIFPRDRRIL, encoded by the coding sequence GTGAATACCCTGGCAGGCGCTCACCTCGGGGAGGTCCCGCACCGGGAGGCCGCTCAGGCCACCCTGGCCGGGAAGGCATCTCCCTCGGTGATCCGCGAGTATCCCGGCTACGAGGCCGTCATGAAAGGCGGACAGGTCTTCCAGGCCAGCCCCGGCCTCCCGCTGGTCACGTACGGCGCCGACGAGGTGCTCTCGCGCTCGAACTGTCGCCATATCTTTCGCGATCTCACAGGGGAGGTCCTGGACTGGAATCTCTGGTGCCTCTCTCAAGCCGCCAATAAGCTCGATCTCCTGATAGGGGAGGCTCTCCTCTCCCTCAACGGGAAGCTCGAGAAGCTCGGCTATGTGCGGGTTTCCGATTTTGTGAGGGAGGAACTGGGGATTTCGTCCAGGAGCGGCTATGAGCTGATGCGGAATGCCCGGGATATCGAGAGGTTCCCCCTTATCAGGGAGGCTCTTGAGAGCGGGAAGCTCCGCAAAAGCGCGCTGCGGCATATGCTCCAGGTCGTGATGCCTGAGACCGAGGCGGAGTGGCTTGCAAAGGCCATGTCGCTCACGGTGAGAGAACTTGAAGAGGAGGTGAAGAAATTCAAGTCGGGTGCCGGGGACCCCTGCAGCAGCGGCATCAACGCATTCGTCGCCGGCGATGACGATGAAGACTCCGAAGGGAGCCTCGCGGTAAGCGCGCGGGTTCCTTTTTCCGTTGCCGCGAAATGGGACAGGGCCCTCGAGGTCTTTCGCAGGATGGAGGAGGCGGAGCTCCCTTCTGATGTTTTCGTGGAGGCCCTTCTCGGGGAGTTCATCGCTTCGGCACCGCTCGAAGGTATCGGGAGCCTGAGCATGGATGCACAGGGGCCTGAGGCTCAGGAGGCCAATGGAGCTTCTCTCTGCCGCTTGCAGGGGAATGGCTCCCAGGGCCGTTATTCCTCCCAATACGCACGCACCACTCGCGGCGACGGGGCTCCCTGCAGCACTGGCCCTGATGCTTCCGGCACCGGGGCAAGAGGCGCCGATCCCGCTATAGAGAAGAAAGCCCTTCTCCTCGGCGCCATGGCAGGGGCAATCGCTTCCCTCGATGACGAGGCTTCTTTTGGCGAGAAGGAAAAGGAGCTTGCCCGCCAGGTCCACAAGGACCTCGAAGAGGTCTCTCATCTTTGGGAGTTTTTACCCTGGAAGCCCGTCATGGTGGAGCTTCCCCGGGAGTTTCAGGCTCCCGCGAGCCACAGGCCCGACGCCGATACCGCCGTCACCCCGGACGGGATCCTGGTGCGCCCCCAGGTCGATCCCTTCGAGACGGTCGCCCGCCTCCGGAAGATGGCGACGCTGCGCCACTCCCTCTCCTTCTACCAGGGGAGGCTCCTGCGGACCCTCAACAATTTCGGGCTTTACAGGGACATGCTCTTTCTCTCCCTGGGGCACTATACCAGGGAGCGCCTGGGAATGTCCCGCAGCACCGCGTATTCTCTCATCAAACAGGAAAGGAGCTATCTGGAGTATCCTGAGATGCTGGACCTGGTCCTGGAGGGGAAGCTCACTCCTGAGCAGGCACGCCTGCTCTCCAAGGTATTCATTGAGGGGACCCGTGTCCAGGGGGCGTGGCTCTCCTACGCCCAGGAGGTGCCCGTCGCCACCCTCATGGCTTCGGTCGAGGGGTTCCTCCGCTTCGCGAAGAGGTCGGTCCACAAAAAGTGGGACATAGAGCCCGAGGCCTTCGAGATGGCCGTCACGGGGAGGTCCGTCAAGAGGGCAGCCGTTGCTGGTTCTGAATGCTCAGAATCCAATGCTGATAAGGCTTCAGTCGCCGCCGTCCAACTTTGTGCACACGAAAAAACCATGGAAGGAGATGCAGGTTTCCGGCAGGGGGAGAACCCCGCCGTCATCTGGGAGGTCACCGCGGGCGGTGAGCACCCTGAGCTCCCTGATATTCTCTCCATCCTCTCGGGAGAGATCCCAAAAGAAGGGACCTTCGGGTCAAACCCTCCGGACAGGGGCACCCTCATCCGCTTCTTCCTCAAAAAGGATCTCGTCCCCCTCTGGAACCACGCGGTAAGGCTCTGGAAAGCCGGCAGGCCGGGAGAAGCCGCCGAGGGCGTAGAGGTGCTCCCCCTCTTCATCGAGGTACTCCTTGACACCTTCCTTGCCGCCTGGGACAAACCAGAAAAAAGGGACCTCCACAGCCGCATCCTTGCCCGCGACGGCTACCAGTGCCAGGCTCCCGGCTGCCGGTGCCGGCGCAACCTCCACGGCCATCATATCAGGTACCGCTCCCAGGGCGGCCCCGATACCGAGGGCAATCTCACCACCCTCTGCATGGCTCACCATCTGCGGTGCCTCCACGAGGGCCACCTCGTCATCAGGGGAACGGCGCCTCACAATCTCACTTTCATATTCCCCCGCGACAGGAGAATCCTTTAG